A stretch of DNA from Brevibacterium sp. CBA3109:
CTCAGCTGGCGTCAACGCCCTGGCCGGGCCGTTGCACGGCGGCGCGAACTCTGCCGTGCTTAAGATGCTGCAGGAGATCTCGGCCTCCGACGACGGTCCGGAGAAGTTCATGGAACGGGTGAAGAACAAGGAAGACGGCGTTCGTCTCATGGGCTTCGGTCACCGTGTGTACAAGAACTACGACCCTCGTGCGAAGATCATCAAGAAGACCGCCGACGAAGTCCTGGCTCGCTCCGGCGGCGACCCGCTGCTCGAAGTGGCCCAGAAGCTCGAAGAGATCGCTCTGGCCGATGACTACTTCGTCGAACGCAAGCTGTACCCGAACGTGGACTTCTACACGGGCCTGATCTACAAGGCGTTGGGGTTCCCGACGAACATGTTCACGGTGCTCTTCGCCGTCGGCCGTCTGCCGGGTTGGATCGCCCAGTGGCGCGAGATGATCAACGACCCGGAGACCAAGATCGGCCGTCCGCGCCAGATCTACACGGGTGCCTACTCGCGCGACTACAAGGACATGAACGACCGCTGATCTCACGGCCGGTGCTCACAGGCACCGCTGGTGTTCAGTCCGCCTCGCTCCAAATACGTCCTACACTCAGAACTGCTTCAACCCGTTGCGAGACGGTGATATGCAGCTGAGTGTAGGGCGTATTGTCATGTCGGCCCGGGCCGCTCGTTCCAGCGAACCATCTAGGGTTGTTGGGCGCTGAGACAGGCTGAGGCTGAGGCACGACGAGGGCGCGCCCACTTTCGCGAACGCGCCCTCGTCGGTGTCGCTTCAGAGTGTCCTCAGTGAACTGAGCCTGAGCGAGTTGAAGTGAGGCTCAGTGGAGGTCGGGGTTGAGCTCGATGCCCTTGGACGAGCGTGAGATCGCCTCGACAGCGCCGGTCACGGAATTGCGGCGGAACAGGATGTTGTTCTGACCGCTGAGTTCGGAGGCCTTCACGACCGTCTCGTCCTCACCTGGAACGGTGACGCGAGTGCCGGCGGTGATGTAGAGCCCGGCCTCGACGATGCAGTCGTCTCCGATGGAGATTCCCACGCCGGAGTTCGCACCCAGGAGGCTGCCGTTGCCGATCGAGATGCGGTGCGTGCCGCCGCCGGAAAGGGTGCCCATGATCGAGGCACCGCCGCCGATGTCGGAGCCGTCGCCGACGACGACGCCCTGGGAGATGCGTCCCTCGACCATGGCTGACCCCAGCGTGCCGGCATTGAAGTTGACGAAGCCCTCATGCATGACGGTCGTGCCGGAGGCCAGGTGTGCTCCGAGGCGCACGCGATCCGCATCGGCGATGCGCACACCTGAGGGGATGACGAAGTCGGTC
This window harbors:
- the dapD gene encoding 2,3,4,5-tetrahydropyridine-2,6-dicarboxylate N-succinyltransferase; its protein translation is MTERIVSARGLATLHNDSVLTTWYPTLSTGETPDAAEATAASRANTDGLDGLVGTDEARGTRTEVVTTTIDLDVGPASAADAYLRLHALSHRVVAPNDINLDGIFGHLANIVWTSAGACSPEDFETTRAKLLANGPVAVYGLDKFPRMTDFVIPSGVRIADADRVRLGAHLASGTTVMHEGFVNFNAGTLGSAMVEGRISQGVVVGDGSDIGGGASIMGTLSGGGTHRISIGNGSLLGANSGVGISIGDDCIVEAGLYITAGTRVTVPGEDETVVKASELSGQNNILFRRNSVTGAVEAISRSSKGIELNPDLH